From Halotia branconii CENA392, the proteins below share one genomic window:
- a CDS encoding CHAT domain-containing protein has product MKKILTSFLALGVCLTPLTVMLIAQPTWGQTQNPQAQTAEKLLEQAIQKVQQQEYKQAIPIFQQVLVMARELKDQKNEALVLVWLGFCNDALGQKQQALSFYNQALPLRRAVGDRSGEAVTLNNIGKVYDDLGQKQKALEFYNSSLPLTRAVGDRSGEARTLNNIGKVYDDLGQKQKALEFYNSSLPLRRAVGDRSGEAVTLNNIGAVYSALGQKQKALEFYNSSLPLTRAVGDRSGEAVTLNNIGAVYSALGQKQKALEFYNSSLPLTRAVGDRAGEAVTLNNIGLVYSDLGQKQKALEFYNSSLPLTRAVGDRSGEAVTLSNIGKVYSDLGQKQKALEFYNSSLPLTRAVGDRSGEAVTLSNIGGLFQSTNRPTQAITNLQQSVQISLEMRQGLQRENRQKFLQENGGSATALVDVLINQKKYDQAFEWVNVFTTADLADYTRLINAKVANPEAQQALDNWSQQNQQLESLRQQLQDNRSESLPQQIRQLEAQVYSQAETISRSFPEVAELFETTPADIKNLTSSIPAGTVVIQPVLLTNVRDIPNNVAFFIFNKDKLSVIKKSIEPAEFNQLLTQYLKQVQNDGDASYIETGGKLYDILIRPIEDKIQALSPKQLSIIATGKLRHLPFETLYDSKTDKFLIQKYPVNYLTRISNNSLNSLDLQNADTRKTQAVLAFGNPVPSKSQNLPGAEEEVKKIKEILPDSEVYIHNEASLEKFKSQALRFSFLHLATHGCFQTEDCKKVKLQNNTLLFADGSLDIANAALLGLQGTQLITLSACQTAVDTNLNDIGIAGVAYIFERAGAKGVMASLWAVEDKATQELMVDFYQNVKQGMTKGEALQQAKLKLIADHRHPFYWSPFVLIGDAR; this is encoded by the coding sequence ATGAAGAAAATTCTTACTAGTTTTTTGGCTTTGGGTGTTTGTCTAACGCCTTTAACAGTAATGTTAATTGCTCAACCCACTTGGGGACAGACTCAAAACCCGCAAGCGCAAACAGCTGAAAAACTACTAGAACAGGCAATACAAAAGGTACAGCAACAGGAATATAAACAAGCAATACCCATATTCCAGCAAGTTTTGGTCATGGCACGAGAACTTAAAGACCAAAAAAATGAAGCACTAGTACTGGTATGGCTTGGGTTTTGCAACGACGCATTAGGACAAAAGCAGCAAGCACTCTCCTTCTACAACCAAGCTCTGCCCCTAAGACGGGCTGTGGGCGATCGCTCTGGTGAAGCGGTTACACTCAATAACATCGGTAAAGTCTACGACGATTTAGGACAAAAGCAAAAAGCACTGGAATTTTACAACTCTTCTTTGCCCCTAACACGGGCTGTGGGCGATCGCTCTGGTGAAGCTCGTACACTCAATAACATCGGTAAAGTCTACGACGATTTAGGACAAAAGCAAAAAGCACTGGAATTTTACAACTCTTCTTTGCCCCTAAGACGGGCTGTGGGCGATCGCTCTGGTGAAGCGGTTACACTCAATAACATCGGTGCAGTCTACTCCGCTTTAGGACAAAAGCAAAAAGCACTGGAATTTTACAACTCTTCTTTGCCCCTAACACGGGCTGTGGGCGATCGCTCTGGTGAAGCGGTTACACTCAATAACATCGGTGCAGTCTACTCCGCTTTAGGACAAAAGCAAAAAGCACTGGAATTTTACAACTCTTCTTTGCCCCTAACACGGGCTGTGGGCGATCGCGCTGGTGAAGCCGTTACACTCAATAACATCGGTTTAGTCTACTCCGATTTAGGACAAAAGCAAAAAGCACTGGAATTTTACAACTCTTCTTTGCCCTTAACACGGGCTGTGGGCGATCGCTCTGGGGAAGCGGTTACTCTCAGTAACATCGGTAAAGTCTACTCCGATTTAGGACAAAAGCAAAAAGCACTCGAATTTTACAACTCTTCTTTGCCCCTAACACGGGCTGTGGGCGATCGCTCTGGTGAAGCGGTTACTCTCAGTAATATTGGTGGACTCTTCCAAAGTACAAATCGACCAACCCAAGCCATTACTAATTTGCAGCAATCTGTCCAAATTAGCTTAGAAATGCGCCAGGGTTTGCAACGAGAAAATCGCCAAAAGTTTTTACAAGAAAATGGTGGAAGTGCTACTGCTTTAGTCGATGTCTTGATTAATCAAAAAAAATACGATCAAGCCTTTGAATGGGTTAACGTATTTACTACAGCCGACCTTGCTGATTATACTCGCCTGATTAATGCCAAAGTTGCCAACCCAGAAGCACAGCAAGCTCTTGATAATTGGAGTCAACAAAATCAACAATTAGAATCTCTGCGACAACAACTGCAAGACAATCGCTCCGAAAGTCTACCCCAACAAATTCGGCAATTAGAAGCACAAGTTTACTCACAAGCCGAAACTATCTCTCGCAGTTTCCCAGAAGTGGCAGAACTATTTGAAACTACCCCAGCAGATATTAAAAACCTGACATCTTCCATCCCCGCAGGAACGGTTGTGATTCAACCAGTCTTGCTGACTAATGTTAGAGATATACCTAATAACGTCGCCTTTTTCATCTTCAACAAAGATAAATTGAGCGTTATTAAAAAATCTATTGAACCCGCTGAATTTAATCAACTTCTTACTCAATATCTCAAACAGGTACAAAATGACGGTGATGCTAGCTACATTGAAACTGGTGGTAAACTCTATGATATTCTTATTCGTCCTATAGAAGACAAAATTCAGGCTTTATCTCCCAAACAACTGAGTATTATTGCGACTGGTAAACTGCGTCATTTACCTTTTGAAACCCTTTACGACAGTAAAACAGACAAATTTCTGATCCAAAAATATCCTGTCAACTATCTCACTCGTATTTCCAATAATTCCTTAAATTCTCTAGATTTGCAAAATGCTGATACCCGCAAAACACAAGCTGTTTTAGCATTTGGTAATCCAGTACCCAGTAAATCGCAAAATCTTCCAGGTGCAGAAGAAGAAGTCAAAAAAATTAAGGAAATACTGCCAGATAGTGAAGTTTATATCCACAATGAAGCTAGCTTAGAAAAATTTAAATCCCAAGCATTGCGCTTTTCATTTTTGCATTTAGCAACTCACGGCTGTTTTCAAACTGAAGATTGTAAAAAAGTCAAGTTACAAAATAATACTTTATTATTTGCTGATGGATCTTTAGACATTGCCAATGCTGCTCTTTTAGGTTTACAAGGCACACAACTAATTACTCTGAGTGCTTGTCAAACTGCTGTAGACACAAATTTGAATGACATAGGAATTGCAGGTGTTGCTTATATATTTGAGCGTGCTGGTGCTAAAGGTGTGATGGCAAGTTTGTGGGCGGTTGAGGATAAAGCAACTCAAGAATTAATGGTTGATTTTTATCAAAATGTCAAGCAAGGTATGACGAAAGGTGAAGCTTTGCAACAAGCTAAGTTGAAGTTAATTGCAGATCATCGCCATCCTTTTTATTGGTCGCCATTTGTCTTAATTGGTGATGCGCGTTGA
- a CDS encoding AAA family ATPase, with protein MEGKRFIRTLRLENFLSYGSDSEEIELQPLNVLIGANTSGKSNLIEAIGILKATPTDLPAPFRQGGGVSEFLWKGEQETPVAKIEATVNYPEGLQPLHYQLMFTSTRGRLDLIDEVIEENQYQNSVNNILSSYYRYNSGYPDLMVQKGNYLQPHGNYIHPDNLMPDQSILSQRKDPELYPELSYLGSQFSTIGLYREWHLGRNSEIKKNQKPDLPAMYLLEDGSNLGIFLNNLKIKINREIVEKLKKFYDKFEDFNVNIYGGTVQIFIREEGVIQPIPANRLSDGTLRYLFLMALLLDPTPPPLICIEEPEIGLHPDILPTIVEMLIDASQRTQIIITTHSDALVSALNEYPESVLICERNEKGSHLRRLEPDRLKNWLEKYTLGDLWRMGEIGGNRW; from the coding sequence ATGGAAGGTAAAAGATTTATCCGCACTCTGCGATTAGAGAACTTTCTTTCTTATGGAAGTGACAGTGAAGAAATTGAACTGCAACCGCTAAATGTTTTAATAGGGGCAAATACTTCTGGTAAATCAAATTTAATTGAAGCAATTGGAATTTTAAAAGCAACACCAACAGATTTACCTGCCCCATTTCGGCAAGGTGGAGGAGTTAGTGAGTTTTTGTGGAAGGGTGAACAGGAAACTCCAGTAGCCAAAATAGAAGCTACTGTTAATTATCCAGAAGGACTCCAACCCTTACATTATCAGTTGATGTTCACGTCTACTAGAGGCAGATTAGATTTAATAGATGAAGTAATAGAAGAAAATCAATATCAAAATTCGGTTAATAATATCCTTAGTTCTTACTATCGCTATAACAGTGGATATCCAGATTTAATGGTACAAAAAGGTAATTACTTACAACCACATGGAAACTATATTCATCCAGATAACTTAATGCCAGACCAGTCCATTTTGTCTCAAAGAAAAGACCCTGAACTTTATCCTGAGCTTTCTTATTTAGGAAGTCAGTTTTCTACGATAGGATTATACCGAGAATGGCATTTAGGGAGAAATTCTGAAATCAAAAAAAATCAAAAGCCTGATTTACCTGCAATGTATCTTCTAGAAGATGGAAGTAATCTAGGAATATTTTTAAATAACTTAAAAATTAAAATAAATAGAGAAATAGTTGAAAAACTAAAAAAATTTTATGATAAATTTGAAGACTTTAATGTAAATATCTATGGCGGTACAGTACAAATATTTATTCGTGAAGAAGGTGTTATTCAACCAATTCCTGCAAATCGTTTATCCGATGGGACACTGCGTTATTTATTTTTAATGGCTTTACTGCTCGATCCAACTCCACCACCACTGATATGTATTGAAGAACCAGAAATAGGGTTACACCCAGATATTCTACCGACTATTGTAGAAATGCTAATCGATGCATCACAGAGAACTCAAATCATAATCACTACTCATTCTGATGCTTTAGTTTCTGCTTTGAATGAATATCCAGAATCAGTGTTGATATGCGAACGTAATGAAAAAGGCTCTCACCTCCGTCGCCTTGAACCTGATAGACTGAAAAACTGGCTAGAAAAGTATACACTTGGCGACCTCTGGCGGATGGGTGAAATTGGGGGAAATCGATGGTAA
- a CDS encoding DUF4276 family protein has protein sequence MVKEVRIYIEGGGDGKNTKALIRQVFSKFFNSLVEIAKSQKIKWNITICGSRNNTFRDFKNALKSHPEAFNVLLVDAEAPVTKQSTWEHLKFRDNWNAPLGVDDSHCHLMVQAMEAWFIADVSTLKQFYGQGFKENAIPRNANVETLDKDSLEPSLKTATRSTTKGEYQKIKHASKLLELLDSARVRQASLYCDRFFTTLTAKMGVSSNNPSEE, from the coding sequence ATGGTAAAAGAGGTGAGAATTTATATAGAAGGTGGTGGAGATGGAAAGAATACGAAAGCTTTAATAAGACAAGTATTTAGTAAATTTTTTAACTCGCTTGTAGAAATAGCTAAAAGTCAAAAAATTAAATGGAATATTACTATATGTGGTTCTCGTAATAATACTTTTCGTGATTTTAAAAATGCTTTAAAATCTCATCCAGAAGCTTTTAATGTATTGCTTGTTGATGCAGAAGCACCTGTCACCAAACAGTCTACTTGGGAACATCTAAAATTTAGAGATAACTGGAATGCACCGCTAGGAGTTGATGATAGTCATTGCCATTTAATGGTACAAGCAATGGAAGCTTGGTTTATTGCTGATGTATCAACTTTAAAGCAATTTTACGGACAGGGATTTAAAGAAAATGCTATTCCCAGGAATGCTAATGTAGAAACTCTTGACAAAGACAGTTTAGAACCAAGCCTAAAAACTGCGACTCGTAGCACTACAAAAGGTGAGTACCAAAAAATCAAACACGCCTCGAAGCTTTTAGAGTTGTTGGATAGTGCTAGGGTTCGCCAAGCTTCGCTATACTGCGATCGCTTCTTTACCACACTAACAGCAAAAATGGGTGTATCAAGCAACAACCCCAGCGAAGAGTAA
- a CDS encoding type II toxin-antitoxin system HicB family antitoxin: MLASYIDQAMELAVYEIIEEDQTYWGEIPGIQGVWACHQILEGCRRELREALSDWLALRLHLGLTIPIIAGINLNEMTKPI, translated from the coding sequence ATGCTGGCAAGCTACATTGACCAAGCAATGGAACTAGCAGTTTATGAGATCATTGAAGAGGATCAAACTTATTGGGGTGAAATTCCAGGTATACAAGGAGTTTGGGCGTGTCATCAAATACTAGAAGGATGTCGGCGTGAATTAAGAGAAGCTTTGAGTGACTGGCTGGCGTTGCGGTTACATTTGGGATTAACGATTCCGATAATAGCTGGTATTAATCTCAATGAAATGACCAAACCTATATAA
- a CDS encoding type II toxin-antitoxin system HicA family toxin — protein MSRLTPVSWRDLVKRLQELGFEGLYAGGKHPQMRRGDVTVIIPNSHEGDISVGLLSRLLRQAGVSREEWLSK, from the coding sequence ATGTCTAGATTAACCCCAGTTTCTTGGCGTGATTTAGTAAAACGTCTGCAAGAGTTGGGCTTTGAAGGGCTATACGCAGGAGGAAAGCACCCACAAATGCGACGAGGTGATGTGACTGTAATTATTCCTAACTCTCATGAAGGTGATATTAGTGTGGGTTTATTATCACGGCTATTGCGACAAGCTGGGGTTTCTCGTGAAGAATGGTTGAGTAAGTGA